From the genome of bacterium, one region includes:
- a CDS encoding SIS domain-containing protein, whose translation MIPDKSTHIRSYFDRLRAVLDSVNVADVERLIAIFEDAYNRDAAVYVCGNGGSWSTASHWVCDFAKGASSPGKRRLRMFAPGDNVPMLTAYGNDVSYNAIFAEPLRAYARPGDVVILITASGNSPNILEAATVAREIGATIVGLIGFGGGKLAAMTDHNVVVASREYGPVEDLHLILDHIVSTFLKEFIAQ comes from the coding sequence ATGATTCCTGACAAGTCTACCCATATTCGATCGTATTTCGATCGCCTTAGAGCCGTTCTGGACAGCGTCAATGTCGCCGACGTCGAACGTCTGATCGCGATTTTCGAGGATGCGTACAATCGCGATGCCGCCGTCTACGTCTGCGGGAACGGCGGATCGTGGAGCACTGCGTCGCATTGGGTGTGCGACTTTGCCAAGGGCGCCAGCTCGCCGGGCAAACGCCGCCTGCGGATGTTCGCGCCCGGCGATAATGTGCCGATGCTCACGGCGTACGGCAATGACGTCAGCTACAACGCGATTTTCGCCGAGCCCCTGCGCGCCTATGCGCGGCCCGGTGACGTCGTCATCTTGATTACCGCTTCGGGCAATTCACCGAACATACTTGAGGCCGCGACCGTCGCGCGCGAGATCGGCGCGACCATCGTTGGGTTGATCGGCTTCGGCGGCGGCAAACTCGCCGCGATGACCGACCATAACGTCGTCGTGGCATCCCGCGAATACGGACCCGTCGAAGACCTGCATCTCATTTTGGATCACATCGTCAGTACCTTCCTAAAGGAATTCATCGCGCAATGA
- a CDS encoding UDP-glucose/GDP-mannose dehydrogenase family protein yields the protein MKVTVIGTGYVGLVTGTCLAETGNTVACVDTDARKVDMLKRGIVPIYEPGLKDYLDRNVAAGRLSFTTDLYSVMDDSEVLMIAVGTPPGEDGSADLRYVLQVAEQIGKNLKSYKVIVNKSTVPIGSGDLVRETIAKHTTVEFDVVSNPEFLKEGDAVSDFMKPDRIVIGVSSKRAEEIMKHLYAPFHRTGYRVVSMDVRSAEMTKYAANAMLATKITFMNEIANLCEACGADINNVRYGIGSDKRIGPHFLFAGIGYGGSCFPKDVSALIRIGRQYDNELKILNAVDEVNVRQRTRLVDKVVKRFGEDLTGKRFGIWGLSFKPRTDDMREAPSIYTIEALHERGAKLQVYDPQAMENARPIFGDKAHFHDDYYSLLKDCDALLICTEWQEFREPDFARIKGLLKQPIIFDGRNLFEPDHMRELGYEYHCIGRH from the coding sequence ATGAAAGTTACCGTTATTGGGACCGGCTACGTGGGCCTCGTCACCGGTACCTGCCTTGCCGAAACTGGCAACACCGTCGCGTGTGTGGACACCGATGCGCGCAAAGTTGATATGCTCAAGCGCGGCATCGTGCCCATTTACGAACCCGGCCTGAAAGACTATCTTGATCGTAACGTGGCTGCGGGCCGCCTGAGCTTCACCACTGATTTGTATTCGGTGATGGACGACTCCGAAGTGCTGATGATTGCCGTCGGCACGCCGCCCGGCGAAGACGGATCCGCCGATCTGCGCTACGTCCTGCAAGTTGCCGAGCAGATCGGAAAGAACCTTAAGTCGTATAAGGTCATTGTTAACAAGTCCACTGTGCCTATCGGTTCGGGCGACCTTGTTCGCGAGACGATTGCCAAGCACACCACTGTCGAATTCGATGTCGTATCAAATCCGGAGTTTCTCAAAGAGGGCGACGCTGTCAGTGACTTCATGAAGCCCGACAGAATCGTAATCGGCGTGTCGAGCAAGCGCGCCGAGGAGATCATGAAGCATTTATACGCGCCGTTTCATCGCACGGGCTATCGCGTCGTTTCCATGGACGTTCGGTCGGCGGAAATGACCAAGTACGCGGCCAACGCGATGCTTGCGACCAAGATCACGTTCATGAATGAAATCGCAAATTTGTGCGAAGCGTGCGGGGCTGACATCAACAATGTGCGCTACGGCATCGGCAGTGACAAACGTATCGGACCGCATTTCCTGTTCGCGGGTATCGGCTACGGCGGTTCGTGTTTTCCCAAAGATGTGTCGGCGTTGATTCGCATCGGCCGCCAGTATGACAATGAACTGAAGATCCTCAACGCGGTTGACGAGGTTAACGTGCGCCAGCGCACGCGGCTTGTGGACAAGGTCGTCAAGCGCTTCGGTGAAGATCTGACGGGTAAACGCTTCGGCATCTGGGGCTTGTCATTCAAACCGCGCACGGACGATATGCGCGAGGCTCCTTCGATCTACACGATTGAAGCGCTGCACGAACGCGGTGCTAAACTGCAAGTGTACGATCCGCAGGCGATGGAGAATGCGCGTCCGATTTTCGGCGACAAGGCGCATTTCCACGATGACTACTACTCTTTGCTGAAGGATTGTGACGCGCTGCTGATCTGCACGGAATGGCAAGAGTTCCGCGAACCGGATTTTGCCCGCATCAAGGGGCTGCTTAAGCAGCCGATCATCTTCGACGGACGTAATCTTTTCGAACCGGATCATATGCGTGAACTCGGTTACGAGTATCACTGTATTGGCCGCCATTAA